tccgaTTTCAGATAAATAAACGCCATTCTCCACCTCTGTTCATCCagctctctcttccttctccgaGCAGAACGAGAGCGCAAccctagaaaaaggaaaaacaaagaaaaatgaagcgAGTGTATGCAAATCTCGCCCTCTTATCTCTCTTGTCCATCTCCTTCAGCTTCTTCCTCCCGACCGCCTTCTCTAGGACGAAATTGCCCTCTCCCACCGCGACCCTCGATGTCTCCGGCTCGCTCCAGAACACCCGGGGAGTCCTCTCCTTCGATCCTCAGTCCCAGACATCCTTCTCCGAGCAAGAGCAAGAGCAGCGTCAGGAACAGACGTCGTCGGGCTCGTTCTCCGTCCGACTCCACCCGAGGGAGTCCCTCGTGAGAACCCCATACAGGGAATACAAGGCCCTCGTCCTGGCCCGGCTCGGCCGCGACTCCGCCCGGGTCGACGCGCTCGCCTCCAAGCTCAACCTCGCCCTCAACAACGTCACCCGGACCGACCTGACCCCGCTCCGGACGGAGATCCAGCCGGAGGATCTGTCGACCCCGGTGTCCTCCGGCACGAGTCAGGGCAGCGGCGAGTACTTCTCGCGCATCGGCGTCGGCACTCCGGCGAAGCAGTTCTACATGGTGCTCGACACCGGGAGCGACGTCAACTGGCTTCAGTGCCAGCCGTGCACCGATTGTTACCAGCAGACCGACCCGGTGTTCACCCCTTCCTCGTCGTCCTCGTACACGGCTCTCACCTGCGAGTCGCCGCAATGCGGGTCGCTCGAAGTCTCCGCTTGCCGCACTGGCAAGTGCCTCTACCAGGTAAGCAAGTACTTTATGCATAGATCGAATTGCTGTCTTTGTGCGAATCTCGACTAATTTCGAGTCCCAAGTTGGAAGAAGTCATTTTAAAATTGGTTCGGTACAGGTTTCGTACGGCGACGGGTCGTTCACCGTCGGCGATTTCGTGACTGAGACGGTGTCGTTCGGCGACTCCGGGAGTGTCAACGACGTGGCTCTGGGATGCGGGCACGACAACGAGGGGCTCTTCATGGGCTCGGCGGGCCTGCTCGGGCTGGGCGGCGGCCCCCTGTCCCTGACGAAACAGGTAAAGGCGAGCTCCTTCTCGTACTGCCTGGTGGACCGCGACTCCTCCAAGTCGTCGACCCTGGATTTCAACTCGGCCGCGCCCGGCGCCGAGTCGGTGTTCGCCCCGCTGGTGAAGAACGGCAAGGTGGACACGTTCTACTACGTGGGGCTGACGGGGATGAGCGTGGGAGGGAAGACGGTGTCGATCCCGCCGTCGCTGTTCCAGATGGACGagtccggcgacggcgggatcATCGTCGACTCGGGGACGGCCATAACTCGGTTGCAGACCCAGGCGTACAACTCGCTCCGCGACGCCTTCGTCAAGCTCACCCCGGACTTGAAGTCCACCAGCGGAGTGGCCCTCTTCGACACGTGCTACGACTTCAGCTCCCTCTCCAGCGTGCAGGTCCCGACGGTATCGTTCCAGTTCACCGGCGGCCGGTCCTTGGCTCTGCCGGCCAAGAACTACCTGATACCGGTGGACTCGGCGGGCACCTTCTGCTTCGCCTTCGCCCCGACGACGTCGTCGCTGTCCATCATCGGGAACGTGCAGCAGCAGGGGACGCGCGTCACCTTCGACCTGGCCAAATCGCGCGTCGGGTTCACGCCCAACAAGTGTTAGGAAACCACTAGATTCTGGGTAACCATAGGCATATGGAGAATTTACTGCTTTACCCCTCTCATATCTCACACAGAGggtgtatttgatttttttttttttgggttttctcgAGCTTTAAATTTGACGCTATTATAGGGTATTATTAATGTCGTTAGGGGATAAAGTAGTAAATGCTGATTTGCCTGGTTGGTGGGCGTATGAAACATATGGACCCCACCAAAATAAGTGCAAAAGGACGTTTGTAATTTGTATTTGGCGTGAGTGAGACTCTGATAATTTAATGTTCATTATTATGGCGCAGGGATAGTAGGTGGGCGCTTGTTTGGTAAATTTCGATGAACATGCTGGGGCTATTATGGTATATTCAGCGATAAAAATGACGGATCCCCGGATGCCGAGACCGACGTACGTTATCGAAAGGTGTGCATGTGCGACACATGGCAGCGCCGCGGCGGtagatttggattttttttgctgttggggggagagagagagaggataggagggagggagggaggagccCATCATCCCGTTGCAAATCTGGCTTTAGTCATGGGGTTGGGTTTGGTTGTTTGGTTTCGTTTTCGAAcgttgtttttccctttttgcccttttctggAGGACAGatgattttattcatttatcttttaattaattttcttttcggacaacgtttcttctttttgggggtGATGGTGGGGGCACGCTTTATCGAGAACTGCGTAGTGGGAAACAGATCACATGAGGGCGTGGGCCCACCCAGCTTTGACGGTGAAGGTGCGTCACTTAAAGCAAGGACAAGCGTCGATCGAGTTCATCATGGGGGAGacttatcttttttccttcttttacttttcaatttttccggGGGGTCCGGTCCCGCGATGCGGGGCGGAAGAAGAGGGGCCCGGTCCGTGATTGTCGGCAGCTACTCTGGTCTCCCGTTCCCTCGTTCTGATTGGTGGCGGTGCGATCCCAATCAGTGCAGGGGCGCGTTCGGACCAGGAGGATGAATGATTGGTTTCGTGATTATGTTTGAAGCCTTGGTTAAAGAGCGCACACAAAAATTGGTTTGGTTTCCAAACAGCAAAATTGTCTCTTTTTTAAAGTTGTCGTTAGTCACTTCAGTGTATATCATACACGACGCGACCCCTCGGAGGTGGGAATCTCCGAAACAGCCATGGCCTTTCGTCTTCTGGCCTTTTTCTACGCTCTCGTGATGCTACAGTGGCGGCAAATATCTCCGAGGGAAAGTTACTTTGCATTGACATTTTACCACTTTTACCCATCTTGTATCTCGGTAGTAATTTCTTGATCAGACAGTTGACTTTCACAGAAAAAGCCTAAGCGAGTTCGAAAGACTAGGTGTAGGAGGTTTCGAATTCGCCTAGGAAATTGTTTCGCCTGTGGATGTACCACTACTgtgtttttattatattttcccaGACGAGGATTTGGGCGCAAGATCAGTCTCGTAGCTAGAGAGGTGAcattgaaagaagaaagaatgaaaacagAGTGGATCCGTGGTCCTATTTCTTCGTCTTGATCTGCGCTTGGAACCTACTTGACCAGACAATAGGGACAATAATATAAGGAAATGTCTGGTGAGGAGATGCGGATTTAATTAAATTGGTTCGATAGAGGAGATTCCCGCGCCCAAATGTACAATTTAATAAGAGGACAAATATATCGAAATCAGACCGTGAAACCATAGTTTAAGAAGCATGTGGGTCAAAATTTAACGTGCTGTACCTTTTGcatcaaattaaataaagttggtGATAATCTATTATCAAGACAAATATCTTAAAGCAGATCAAACATTATTTAATGACACATTACTGCTAATGGTGGGTTGTAGTTGGGTCCATAATCCATGTGATTCATCTGttttttctcttgcttttttATTGCTCATTTTCATTGCCACAACCCTTGGCAGCATGATGCACATCAGAACGTGTAAGAAATAATATCACTTTAGGTGGTCAGTTAACATGCAAGTTAGATTTAGAGGAACTAAACCAATcacaattctttttttaacaaaataatccATAATCATCATTGACAAATTGCTcaaaagtctattgctctcactCAATTGCTAAGAGGATCGGTCAACCACCAAGTAGTATCCAAACTTCAATTGGGTTTCTTCGTTTTCTATTTTAGGTGGAAAGTCCACCGGTTTTACATGTGCAAGGATAGACCATGTGAATTTTTCAGACCAAATCTCCACAATTAGTGCCATGGTTTCTTGCAAAAAATCAGTGGCCGTTTCCTTTCTTTCACATTTAAATGGCGGTGCCTCCAACCAGAAAAGAGAGAGCATGGATGGATTCGATTGTAGGACCGGTCGATTCACGAGGATAACTTAATGCATTCCTTGTCATTATTTACCCAACTTCTTTAAAATATGAAGGTGGTCCATCCTAAGGGGAcccaaggtaaaaaaaaaagcataaagtGGGTTAACAAAAGATCAGTATTGAGTATTGGCCATGGCCGAGTGCATGGATCATGGATCCTGGCCATGGTCAAGTCTTTACTTCATCAATCGATTcttcttcctaaattttgtttgaGTCATGAAATTGCTCCCCCACTAGCTTTCCCCCTCCCaactaatttttggaatttgttggatttttcttctttttttggtaagaagtaATAATATATAGAGCTTTGAACTAACATTTATACAAAATCCTAAGACCACAAAACTTTCAGATTCATCAAGACAAAAGTCTATgcgagtggaagggagccggaTGTAAAAGAACCCGCAAGAGCGGCCAAAGCACACAAAAGCCTATACAACAGGCAGAAGGACATTTGGGAAAAGAAGGCTGCGCAGGGCCAAGAGGAAGCCACAAGGAGACCAACCTCATGAATACAACCAGCTACAAAACAAGACAGAAAGCAACCAGGAGGAGTCACCACCGTAGAAGAATAGCAGCCATACCAACAAGGCGAGCAGAGGCAGAGCCGAAGGGAGAAGGCGTATgctagatttttcttcttttaattaccaaaaattaagaaaaaagaaatatttttgctcattactatttttttttctaattttttttttcagaatttatttcacatttttctaagtATCCCTACAAAATATATCTGAGGCAAGAAAAAAGGGTTAACTTAAAATCACTGTGAGCAGTAATTACTAATTGGTGTGCCTGGGAATAGAGATAAAGAATGGATGGGATGAAATTCTTGGTATTTCCAAAGTACGTCCTTGTCTAGAGACATCTTGGGCCAACAAAGCATGGTTCGATTGCCGGTGGATATCACCATCATTGGGCCGGTGGGGAATGAAGGGGTTGATCTTGTGAAGCCTAACTAGGCTTAGAGGCCCAACTCAGCTTTCTAACTTAAGTGAGCTTGGGAAAGAGCTTAATTATAAGCATGAGAAATTGATTAAAAGGGTAGAGTTAAAGGGAGTGAACCTCTTAATTTTGATGGAGTTGTTCCCTTTTTATTATCTTAAAGAATTATGGGATGTTCCGAAAATTACCTAGGCCTATATTCTGTTAAGAGGAGAGTCACAATCAAACTAAAGAATTCTAGGTTGTTCAATCTAATTTTCAtatattgatgaaggaaatcAAGATATGTGTAAGGATTAGTACATCACGTTTGTTAAGATTTGAGATGCCAACATGGCAAGGGGGCACTCGTTGAGTGCACTTTATTAGGAATAACTCTATTTTCAAGAAACTAATTATGCATAATATGAGGGTAGCCGTTACATTGGATATTGTAAAGTTTTCTCAATTGGTTGTTTGGGGCTCTTTTTAATAATGTCCTAAAACTaggaaccaaaaagaaaaaaaattaacttaaaaaaGACAAGGCCCTAAAAGTAAAATACAACATATTTTGGATGCATCCCATCGTAACAAATTAGCGAGCTTGACTagatttgtcaaaatttgagaCCTAGCTCGATGATCTAGCCTACTCTCGTCATCTTTCAATCTAGCCTATTAGCTATTGAAATACACATGTGAAGAGTGTGAGGTGAAGTCTAGCACTAGAGAATTGTCGTGGTGTATGAAAGTTGACCTAGCACTCATTGACCTATATTTTTCAAGTGAAAGATGTGTTTAACtagatatattgatgagttTGACTTAGATTCTCTCTTCAGAAATTTCTCTTGATTAAGATTGAATTTCTGTTGCACTTCTCAACATTAATCTTATAAAAAGAAGTTCGTCGATTCAATAATGAATGCCCCAAAATTACATTAGAAAACTTGGATGTAAGGGGGTTAAGTCGAGCACGGGAATAGTTTCGAATTACTGGATCTCCCCATTTGAATTTTGTGCCCCAAGGCCGATCACCTCATGCATAACATATGCATATGCCACAACAAAAATATTGAATGGACTATACCCATGCGGATCAAATTCATCTAGACCGTTAGTTATATAGGCATCACAGTAAACctcaaaaataacaatttaattGATATTGATTCATGATTTGTAGTCCATGCAATAACTTTTTACCTACAATGACACCATCACATTTGCATTTAAGAAGAGGGAAAATCACCATAAGTATTGATCAAGTATCAGATAATGGTCCAAATTTCCCGACACCACATTGGAAAGAGCACAAGGTTACCAATTGCAAATAAGAAAAGAAGTATCAATCAAGTTTTCTGAAATGAGAGGACGAGATAACAGTTAGAAATAAAATGGATCAGCTGTTGCAACGGTTGGCCGAGAGAAACCTCAGGGTACCATGCCACCAGGAATTGATGGAGGAACCGTCACTCCGACTAGCCTACTCATTTGCTCAGCGTTGGCGGCCCATCCTACGCATTGCCTCGCATACGTAAACATGTAACCTATAACTCACACCCACCGCACGCATTCAATTaggatttcatttgttttgcgaaaaaaaaaaaaataatcggaaaatattttcctaaaaacaattATCTATaatgcttaaaataattagttaataaaaatgttattatcatcaacaattattcatattcaaatattttttaaattaataaactaatatttttaatttattcatttttgtaagtgatacaagcaatcattttaacaaaaatatttgttaaatcaattattttcttcGAAACAAATGATGTTATTTTCATGAACAACCATGATTCTCCTTAAATTGTTTTTGCCGCTGTAGTGAGAACTTAAAGATAGATGGATCCACCACATGATTTTTGAGCTCCTGATGCTCTTTGGCAAATTGCGCATAATTCGCACCAACAGTGCAAACAACAGTCTCCGCACTTGCTGCCGGGGACCGAGTGGGCCTCGGAGCTTGGTTCGGTAAATGCAAGTACACAGCCGAAACAGTAGCATATTAGGCAGCACCTAATCCCGGCGAGACACAAGTTGCAAGATTTGCTAGCCACAGTTAAAATTAGCACGAGAAATTAATTCCTCAATCACATAGTTTAGTAAAGACAAACATTTCGTCAAGTTTTTTCACTTACAAGTGCCTTCTCTGTCTATGATCCCCGTGTTCCGGCTGAACGTGATGCAAGCATGTACTTAATAAAATATCATCACAATGTCAACAAAAGCAAGATCGAGTCTTGTAAACCTATATGAAAAAGACTTACAATTCGTCATATTATCGCAACAATTGAAAAGACCAGTGGTCCACATGCCGGTGTTGCTGCGAACAAGATGCACCGGCGCTGCTACAAATGACAGGCCGACGTACACCTGCTGAGTGTATGCCACGGGGGGCGGGACGACGAACAGTGCCAGAGGCGATCTCGTGCCGTCATTGGGGTTCGGGGGACTCATGTTGGAGCTAAAGTTTCCTTCACCAAAAGGCCAAGAACCAAAAAAGATGGAGCTTCGTCAACAGGAGGCAGGCATTGCCAGTGTATAGCTCCAAATGGAAACTACCGCCTTATTTGTCATACATATCCGGACGCTTCGAAGGAGcatgtttttcctttcattttccttttctgccGATTGATTTGTCTTCTGGCACGTGGATGGTCTCTCATGATAGGCTTTTACATTTCCGAATGGATAAATTAGGGGGAAAGTACCAATAAAATGCTAacttagttctaaatatttcaattgaatcaatttagttttaaatatttttacattttgccaatttagtcaattaggttaattttggctagaaaatgATGACATGGACTCCATTATTTCTATATGGTAGGCACTAACAtagtcaattttttaaaaattgaattttgaattattttttctttcatcttctcttttcatttggCCAGTAAAGGTCACCACCCATCGGACAAGGGCCAACAAGTCCTCATCAGCTATTGGTGACGGCCTTCACAGCCTCATTAACCACAGGTGGAAAGGCCTTGCCTAAGGCCATCGTGGCCAgtgcccttgcctagatttggcgagggcttaCTAGCCCTCACCCAATGGCTAGCAAATATGTTTTTCCATtctcattttcctattttgccAACAGCTTTAATTTTTGGCACGTCAATGGGCTTTGATGATGGGCTTGTACATTTTCGAATAGAGAAATTGATTACGACTCAAATCGTATGTTCCATTGCAGGAGTGACACCCTTAGATAATGCCTACAGAATACAGTTGCTCTAGTAGCCCTCCTTAACCTTGTTATATATACACATCTTTTTCTGTCACGTTCAATGGTTTGCTTTTCTTGGTTGTCTCACGGGATCATTGGTCAACACAAAAGCCCGAGAATAACGGCTCTTTTTTGGTCTTCAATCTATGACCTTTATGGTCTGTACAATATGAGAAGCCAACCGACCATGCAATTATCATCGTGATCTATGAAATGAACCACGACCTGAATAAGTTAGCCTTCTCGAATCTACCTTATAAAATCCGCTGTAAGGATCATTcccttcaatttcatggttttTATGATATAAGTTGAGATAGCATAGCATATTTATATTACAATGGAGTACGAAAGTCCGACTTCCagttctggaaattaaaacggAGCCCCGAAACTAAAATAAAAGCCACACAAAGTACTCTCAATCGCTTGACTGGCTCGGCTAGGTTTTCCTACGCTTTTGAAAGGGAAGGTTGGCCCGAGATATCCGTCAACGAATCATGCTGCCGGGAACTGACGGAGGAGGGTCCATGGTTCTAACCTGCTGAGTCCTTCGAACCTGGTTAGCAACCCATCCTATGCATCACAATAATGTTGCGTAAGAAAACATCTAACCGATCACATTCATATCATTTATGTACATAAGTATCTTCGAGTAAGGCTAGGTGTATTAAGATTGGCCTATGAAATTCATGAAATAAACATCTAACCGGTCATGAGCGTCTCGTATACAACACTCGCCAATAATATGGTATTCTATGTAATTTGAGCTTCCAAAATGCATGTTAGAATCTCAAAGCATTTGTCTTTACTTAGGCCTCTAATTGCAACTGACTAGAATCTATTGGTATCAAAAGTGAAATTGGACTTGCCCAGATCTTCCTAAAACATAGGGCTTTGGCAATCTTAAATAACCTTGTCATAAGAGATTTTATACAtgggacattttttttttcttttttaaaggaagCCGAGCTTCCTCCAACGGATCTTTTTAACATCAAATGGATTGAtgctagattaaaaaaaaataaaaataaagacaagTGTAttgaaagtcttaaaacttatcataaaagtataattgaatcttaaaacctttaaaaagtaaaattaagtATTGAAAATTGCCATGAAAGTACACTTAAGTTCTAAGCATTTCAATTAgagcaattaagtcttaaaatttatcaaattgatccaATCATGTCATTTCGTTGAttgtacattttgaaagttttagtattcgattacactttcataacatatatcaggacttgattgtactttttttgaaagttttagaactcaacactttcacaataaattttagaatttgattacattttttgaaagttttagaattaagttatatttttgtgataacttttagaatttctgatgcacttataaaaaaatgaaaacttcaaTAGTTGCTTTATCCTCCGCACCCCTtaaattttaggaatttgtCATTTCAACGATCTTGTTATACAGGTATCCAGAATACAAAATGGGATCGACGTTCAATATAGTGGATAGAGTCATGATTCATCGGATTAGGtctatttactttttctttttttcgttgaTTTGTAAGTTTAAGAATAGATTTGATAGGAATAACGGAATATTTGGCAATTCAAGAGACAATATTCTAATTGTCCATGAACAACTATAATTTCTAAGACTCATTATTCTGATAACTTATCAATAATGATAGCCTATCATGATAAAAACTATAGAGTTTGCTCCtttcttattaaaattaaaaatagcacTATCAAATTTAGTGATGGAGTTTAATAAGTTTAAACTACTTGAATGATTCAGTCCTCGccatatgaaagcaatactctAGCCATTAAGTTAAGTTAGATTATCTGTCTTCacaacaagaaacacaaaagaaCTCTTCATATTGTGAATTATAAATCCCATATTACTTCCAAGCAATACCAATCAAATGGAGAGAAAAGTAGTTGTGTCCCTTGTTAGCACAGAAACATGCAGAACCAAACGGACCACATTTTATTAGGGTTATTATGTTTCTGATGCCGAGTTCTTTGGTGGCTTATAGTCGCTTAGTTGAGTTTCAATCTAGTTTcgatgttcttttttgttctttttgagTATTGATAGGAAGTCAGGAACGATGAATTACTTGGACGAAGAACATATGGGGTGACGAACTTACCAATAGAGGGATTGAACCCTTGGTTCTTGAGCTCCCGATACTCTTGGCGAAGCGCGCATGGCTGGCAACAAAGGTGCAAGAAACAATCTCCGCACTGGTTGCCGGGGATCGCGTAGAGGCCGCGGAGCTTTGTCCGGTAAGTGCATGTGTAACAGAACG
The sequence above is drawn from the Eucalyptus grandis isolate ANBG69807.140 chromosome 11, ASM1654582v1, whole genome shotgun sequence genome and encodes:
- the LOC104425771 gene encoding protein ASPARTIC PROTEASE IN GUARD CELL 1-like, with amino-acid sequence MKRVYANLALLSLLSISFSFFLPTAFSRTKLPSPTATLDVSGSLQNTRGVLSFDPQSQTSFSEQEQEQRQEQTSSGSFSVRLHPRESLVRTPYREYKALVLARLGRDSARVDALASKLNLALNNVTRTDLTPLRTEIQPEDLSTPVSSGTSQGSGEYFSRIGVGTPAKQFYMVLDTGSDVNWLQCQPCTDCYQQTDPVFTPSSSSSYTALTCESPQCGSLEVSACRTGKCLYQVSYGDGSFTVGDFVTETVSFGDSGSVNDVALGCGHDNEGLFMGSAGLLGLGGGPLSLTKQVKASSFSYCLVDRDSSKSSTLDFNSAAPGAESVFAPLVKNGKVDTFYYVGLTGMSVGGKTVSIPPSLFQMDESGDGGIIVDSGTAITRLQTQAYNSLRDAFVKLTPDLKSTSGVALFDTCYDFSSLSSVQVPTVSFQFTGGRSLALPAKNYLIPVDSAGTFCFAFAPTTSSLSIIGNVQQQGTRVTFDLAKSRVGFTPNKC